The Pseudophryne corroboree isolate aPseCor3 chromosome 2, aPseCor3.hap2, whole genome shotgun sequence genome has a segment encoding these proteins:
- the TESPA1 gene encoding protein TESPA1, translating into MYLGDSMTSMTSNSTFKTSSSISEILTLCQVDPESVLYNLGFACEKMCSMYKIPARFFLFPSKASGIDFRRFVESQLHRMKMGVPSYIPADEFLNKTV; encoded by the exons ATGTACCTTGGTGACAGTATGACATCTATGACATCTAACAGCACCTTCAAAACCAGTTCCAG TATCTCAGAGATCctgacattgtgccaggtagacccAGAGAGCGTCCTCTATAACCTGGGATTTGCCTGTGAGAAAATGTGTTCTATGTACAAAATTCCAGCCAGATTCTTCCTCTTCCCATCTAAGGCTTCGGGCATTGATTTCAGGAGGTTTGTTGAATCCCAATTACATAGAATGAAGATGGGTGTCCCCAGCTATATACCAGCAG ATGAATTTCTGAACAAAACAGTATGA